The following is a genomic window from Neodiprion lecontei isolate iyNeoLeco1 chromosome 4, iyNeoLeco1.1, whole genome shotgun sequence.
ATTTTATCTGGTAATATACAGATGGGAATAACCTTTTTCCGTTATCCGAGACGGGTTAttgattcttcaaaaaaattcgGGCCAAATCAACACGACGTACTTGtcgagaaatcaatttttttattttagaaggaaaaaaatcactttgggagggggggggggaggttgtagattttttttttatcgtcagtcCCCTCATTTTTGCGCTACATTCTCTTGAAAgatgttattttttaaaatcactcgaaacggatagatttaaaaaatctgacaaaaattcaaagtcTTCTTGCGAACTGatataattctgaaaaaaaatttagaactGCATCCGAACAGATGAAGTCGAGCGTAGGTCGAGTAAAGAGAGCAGACTATTTTCGTTAGGCAATGATAATTATCGCAATAATTGCTCaccgtaatattttttctgccAAAAGCCTTCCCAAAAAACCGGCACCCCCTGTTAGCAGGACATTACGGTTGGCGTAAAAACTTGCAACTTCTTGCGGACCTGAGATCTCCAGCGCAGGATCTGCCATCATGTCCTGAATATACGTAGCTTGTGACATTTTCAaggataattttcaacaaactgaAACAAGAGACCCTCAACGTCGGCAATTGCAAAGTGTAAgctgataaaaatgaattataataCATTGACTGATAGCCatagttaaataaatatatactgcAGGTATCGGTGTGCGTGGCGATCTTCATCACCGCCATGAAAGCTAATAGAAGTCGATCCAGGAACTCCCTAAAGTAAGACCTATGAACTGTATATAAGATCTAAATTTATCCACATGCATTAATGACATTTACAAAATGTGGATCACTATAACTCAGAATTGTAATATAAGCTTTCATTTACGGAATTCCTTCACTCTTCTTGCAGGTTTTACAGATCCAAAATTGTTATTTGCCTATACATAGTATGATTCCATAAGAGTTAATACACCCTACGTggcaataaattatatacaatgTGAAATCAAAAGCTGactgacaattttttattcgaatttaaCGGTCAGCATCGCATAGGACTTTGAAATTCTCCGGCAATTATAccagaaaaacaatttcgtgCAAAACAGCAATGATAGGGAAGAAAAGTCTGTCTCACAGTGACGAGGCTGCTATTTAAAAAACATCAATATTCACTATCGAATAccagatttttatttaattttaaaagcCCGATGTtcttaaaaaatcaaaaatgtttCGTCTCCATAGTTTAAGATTCAGTGATTTTTAAAGCCGGACGACCAAATCTATGTAATACTTGTTTTCGTGCAGTTTTAGAgcgttttaaaaaatataatgtaatattaatGTGATTTTCTTGACCTCGATAATGATGAATAAGTATTTTCTTGGACAGATGGTTTATTCTTGTGAcagattattgaaaatttcgttctgaggagggcccccactCGGGTCGAAACGTCAACAAATTGCCTTTGTCTATTGACCTGCATATCGAAGAAAATACTTATTCATAATGTAATATTACCTAATATTGGATTACCAATTGAAAGTGAGGAAATAATTACTTGTCTTCAAATACTATTTTATAGTCCCTTGGTACCACCGATTACCCTCAGGATCCCAAGAATTACTGCCACAGAGCGAACTTTGGCGGTGGTGCCACAAGTCAATGGCAGTTCATGTTCAAACCAAAAATGCTCTATCGTGATCCACCTGAAACTAGCACTAAACGCAGACAAGCTCTCTTTGACTTCTTGCAGTAATTTATTGTTCTTTGGGGAAGAGGGGCTAGGGAGTAAGGAAGACTTGGACTTAATGCCTGGAAATAAATTACTCTGTTCAATGGCTGTCGCCACTGgattattgaataattaatcgcATATGCCATAAATTATTTCAGCACTATGCACTTCGGGATGCAAAGGTCAAACCTCGCTTGTTCGAAGCATTTACGTTTCCAGGAGGTATAGCAAAGCCAATGAACAGTTTTAGATAATTATTGAAATGGTTAGGGTAATTTCACAGACCTCCaaagaatttggaaaatcCATCTGTAGACATGATCCATAATTCGATTTGAATCCTTAAGCAATGTTGGCGACACTTTAAAAACCATATTCTAATGTAGTCGAGAGACGGTAGTCTTGTGGTTTGAATTGTATGGCAAAGGCCACGTGAGATCTAGAAAAACCTAATTTTCTCAGATTGTCAAAAGCTTGCGTATACTGCCATGGAGGTTgagtaaaatttgttttttcgaacGTTGAGGCCGGCACATTTTAAGCACGTCGTTGTCAAATTGAAGgtaattgaaatttccgtTGAAATGATTTAGTTGTTCTAAACCTAACTCATGCTGCCAATTTTTGGCTGCACTACTCGTGAAGTGTAATTACACGTGCGCTGCCCTCTGAAGTTAATTCAATCTATCATTAGCATATGTTCCGGTTATGGTAGTTTTGAAAACAATACCTCGATGCACGCATAGCcgttttacaattattcatcAATATTCTATCAGTTGTCCTATAAACATACGATATCGTAGTAATATACCTGTGCGAAAATTCATGAAAGTATAATGACACGACGTGTAGCGAGATTAAGGAGTTAATTTTCCGGATGGTGAAACGCAATTCCGTTGCACTTTGATCCACTGTACGTTAGTCCGCTAATTTAGTTCATTGCACGTGGGGTAATGTTCATCAATGCTTTTCGCTTCCGGATACCTTTTTTTGCTGCCTTTCCTTTACCTTTACATTCTCTCACGTGTAGAATCGAATTCacattttgtttcaaattgaaaaaaaattagccggaATCGAAAGgcattaatgaatattactgtGCATACATATTATTGTATGAAGTTTCGTCGGAGATATTTCGTTCTAtgtaccaattttcaaaaaccgaCGGTAGTGTTTGGCGTCCATTCACATCCTAGAATACCGAACCAACTAGTCTTGGGATGGCGGGATATGACACGCATCGAAGAAAATGCGTGTCATCAATCCTTTGTCACTTAATGATGGAAACTtatattgcaaattttttttacgtattttattattcattgttttGAACCAGtatgtatttaaatttataaaacatccgcaatttttatttgttttttttctccttcttcttacattatttgtatttatttatctttgcCTATAACTATATTTTCGTCCTCTTCTCGCGTAGTGTATCTATTAGGAGCATTATCTGACAGCACTTTAAGGCAATACGTACattaaaaacaattatatatatgtatactatgaACATCGTGCGCTATTTATTGGTTGAGAACTTGGAACCAACCGGGTATATTGCGGCCTCTCTAAATACTTTCTCACCCAATAAAAAcgttcaaataatttataatggTTGTATTATCAAGCACTGCAAGCCCTAAGATGGACCGCAATCAAACTTTTTAAATAAAAGGAAATTACAAATATACACAACGGGGttaaagaaaagtaaatttaACTGTAGGTACAGATAAAATGATTACAGGAGATACTTACAGATTGTTAAAGCTTTCAAAATAGATCGCAACTTGGGTATGAGTGTTGGGTATTTGATCGGTACATATTTACAATagatttatatgtatagttttaAAAGCCTCGTTCTGACATTTAGTGATTTTGTCATAAGATAGAAAATGATTCAGAATAATCACTCCGCCTAGAATTGCTTGATGAGCAATTGATAACTGTGTACAAAATCGTGTTAAGCggattcaattaattcattgGATAATCCAGGAATCGGTTGTAGCCGCGAAGAATAAAACAGACTTCATAAATTTATCACTTTTAAAGGAATGCAATTTTGAAacgtaatatataaataataattcacgaaTAACGAAAGCGAGTGCAAAAACGAAATGTTACGCGTTTCATGAAACGTTTTACATACGCAGTGATTAATCTTTTTGCAGTATACTTAACGGATCCTCGACAATTTGTTCGgcagtttttctcaaatcccTGGTACCTGTTCTTTTAATCGCTCCACGCTTTTCAGCCGACTCCGATCGACTGACGTATGAGGTCGTCGATTTCCCGAATATATCTTCGCCTCCCTCattatcgtcgtcgtcgaacAGCCCCGAAGACGTCGTTGGTTTTTTAATCACAGACTTTTTTGCAGCAAACATGTCCTCGTCGCCACTTGACTGATCGCCGAAAATATCCTTCACGATCTTTTTACCGGTGGGAATCCCCTCTACAGGCTTCGTATTAATACCGGCGGTGAATATTTCGGCACTGTCGTCATCGGAAAATATACCGGAGGTAGTACctcctttttttgtttcaggcCTTACTTTTGCCCCTGTAGTTTTTTGGCTTCCCGATGTGTTTTCCTTGCCGATCTCGCCGAATATTGATTGACTCTTCGAGGAGGATTCTGTCTTGGTGATGTTTTCTTCCGTAGTAACAGTCCGCGATGATGTTGCGCTCGCCTTGTTGGTCAACTTTTTCGTAGCACCGCCAAAAAGATCATCGTCCTGGTTATCGTCGTCGGCAAAAAGATCGATCTTCGATTCCTGGTGGGGTTTTCTAACAGATTTTGGTAGTGCCGTGGTAAAAAAGTCCGTCTCCGAATCCTCGGCGAATATATCGAGACTCTGTTTTTTTGCGGTTGACGTGGTTGTTTTGCTTTTATCAGTTACTCTCAATTTGCCATGTTCCGGTTTCTTCGAGGAACAGTTCGAGAACAAtccatcgtcgtcgtcgtcgaatAACAGATTCTTACCCTTTTCGGGCGACGGAGTTTTCGTTACAAATGGAAATAAATTGCTCGGATCCTTAAGAGGATCGTGGTTACCGTCACGAAGTGGATCGGTTAATTGCTCTTTCTTTTCATCCCGTTTACTAATCTCGCGAGATTCCGCCTTGCTTTCGATCCCCGAATCTTGTTGTTCTTGAGATTTATCCCGTAAGTTCGCTTTACCAGACAACTCTTCATCTCTGATTGATGTATTTTTATCTGCACGTACCTCTTTGCCTGTGATCGGTGTCTCCCACTTCTTAACATCTTCCTTTTTTGTATCGATACAAGACGATTCTGTAGTAACGACTTGATTTGACGACGATTCGAACTGATCGCTGAACACGGTCGTCTCTCCCTCCTGGCTATGCGTCCGGTTCTCACTTTTAGAGGTTTCGTATTTGGCCGTCTTTTGAACTTTAACGAAGGACTCGACGGGGGAAAGAATCGGGGCCCTGCCAAAAAGGTTGTCCTCTTTCGGCGGATCCTCGGGCAGATCCGGAGGTACGTCGAAGAGGTCTTCCTCGTCCGTAGAAGGCGAAAGAAGCGTGTTCTTGTTCATACTCAACGTGCTCTCTTTGCTGAAGCTGATCTCCGAGCGATCGTCGAGAAACGTGGATGAGCTTGATTCGGTCACTCTGACACTGACATTTTCGCTCATGCCCCTAGAAATGATCAACCTGTCGTTATTCGAATTaacgatattttcaaagttcgCCGAGTTTTCCGTCATGGACGGATTATTGTTTTCACTGTTAGAAGACAAGTTTCGATTTGTTTCggagttgttatcaattgcaAAGTCCACGCTGTCGAAATCGATGCCACTTTTACGAAGAGCATTCTGACGCGCGTGCCTACTTTGAGGTCGTCGTTTCGTCTGGATCCGGACTCGACTCTGCAACAGACATTTGTCATGAttattaatgataaaaaaacgcTACAATATAGGCTGGATCTGGGGTATCAAGTTATCATTCAAAACAAATTAGCGTACAAAATTTTAGGCATTTCGGAGGAAAAATCAAGAAACCCATTTTACTTCTATAAGAGTATCAATGGAAATCATATCTGTTACGTTTACTGAGACGTGTTTCCGACTATGGTCAAGTATTCTAAAAGTACCTCGTTCAAACTTACCTTTGACGCAGCGACGCTCAGTGTTTCGACTTGGACTGGTTGATCAAAGCTGATGGCTGGCTCGATTTCCTTTTGGTCGGTGGGTAAAAGGAGTGCAACAGGTTTGGACGGTTCGTCTACAATTAGAAAAAAGATTCGTCGATCAGTCGCGACAAATTGTAGAGTGTGTCAAATTGCTTGCACATTATTCTGCGTTGAGGAATTTTCGCTTACCTGCAGGCAGTGTAGGTGTAGGATTGTGCCTTGACGTGCTCGAGCAGCTGCCATCCGCGGTGTCCTTGTCCGATTCCTCTTCTACTCTGTCTTCGTTCTTTCTCCAAGCTGGGGGTGAGTCGGTCGGGGACAAGATTTTCAGATCGCTCATTCGCCCcattaaattctttatttttcccgAAACAACCCGGCGCTGAACGGTGTTCGGTTTTTCGCCCGATCGTATTTCCAGTGTCTTCGGAGGTTCCCGTTTTTCCTCAATGGAGGAAATTTCTTCCGATTTGAAGGACGTCGAGGACGTTGCTTGTTCGGTGTAAATATTATCAGACTTGGAGGTTGTCGACGACCTTTCTTCCTCCGAAGAGGAAACTCTTGTTTCggattcgaaacttttcacccAAGATCCCTCCGTCACAGTTTTCGTTTCCTCGATGATTTCCGATCTGATTTCCGCCGATTTCGACGCGGCAACGTCTGAtctttgattcaattttttcaacaccgcCGGTTTCTTCGCGATTTCCGGCTTCGCGTCCGCTTCGAGAAGCTTCGACTTTTGAACTGTTTTAATTTCGTTCAATATCTTTGTAGCGAGATTCTTGGATTTATTCTTCGAGGAAATACTATCCCCATCGTGTTTACTCAGCGTGGAATGTTCTTCTTCTGTATTTATCGTCCTTTCAACGTTACCTCCAGCGACTGTCGCTTCGCTTCCGCTCTTCGACTCCACATCCGTTTTCTCTACGGTCTTCGCCAGGTCCAGCTTAGCCGCCAATTGTTCCATTACTTTGGATTTAATCTGGCCTCCGATATTCGCCCCCGATTTAACCACCGTCTCCGACGAGGCCTCAGTTTTCTTCACGGATGAAGCTTTCGAGTCACCCTGATCAAATTTACTTGTAGTTTTCGACGGTGCAGCGAACAGATCTTCCGCACCATCGTCAAACAAACTCGGTGCCATTTTCCTCTGACTCTCCGATATTTTCTTACCAAAATTAGGAGCGAACAAATCGTCGTCATCCAGATCATCGAATATACTACCAATGTTCGCGGCTGGCGCGGTCTGCGGAGTCTCTTTGTTGGTACTCTGTTTCCCAACGCTGCTGCTGAAGCTCTTCTGCTGTACAACGGTACTGCTACTGACTTGTtccgttttttcttc
Proteins encoded in this region:
- the LOC107224343 gene encoding WASH complex subunit 2C isoform X1, giving the protein MDSAGPERAEKPWDHPWTTDEMREKRTAWNLAGDAGLLQHLQQFSDKLMTTANKTQEALNSFSSELDETIIFIDNITNTSLALANTQFIESRVYEDEIEAEPPKEQQLEVPKTKEQLDTELIASIGETVRRGIAIMEEKYEILEVIASDSEDEGETAIPSVILRPKDPYQDRPLPYIIGSEKWKNSTKIGLETSSSDSDRQEEGESESDSGDDTAVVSKQINMHKPRIARLSSSSSESNDFNAMNNTVQNIDDRGSYDNQDIFGSENETSTTANSVPKNSISGAPNFAEELAKRLGSVIPPQKSINAQVIDEPVTTQPEDDLFTQEDEDLFGAPSKNLFSEPTSLFSEKSRNSLWGNKLNDPLQSSIIPSSLDVPPPISAVATKPKSAIDDLFGDADSEDSDNLFSSKLSTSKLFKQQNSPTNSLRTEGKPKSKNLLSVSRITEKTGMATSTPETNDMVNSLFGDEPEDEGNIFSGESNRNDWIAAKKSVPDKSTGSTPAEASNTSSKKKPVGGVSILGQIDIFASGKLRRQPSSESCSSQSSSDFETPRSRATNTRNATNSVINNDSSNGSSVMISRNMQSGESSGISLQPPSVDDVTAGSNISPNFQPAMTSTWNKTGDMYRERIASDSLFAAKTLSRDNENSLNNARIEEAPDSAEVQSSDIFLETDEIFGPPPLPEAGSKTERKSKVASLFDDFDSDDDLFSNTSSGSRSQKSADLLTTTTTSRPSDKFNIFKNRGLFDDDEKETADELGGDIFGGKVSANANLFASKVVEEVSVSSRKDEEKTEQVSSSTVVQQKSFSSSVGKQSTNKETPQTAPAANIGSIFDDLDDDDLFAPNFGKKISESQRKMAPSLFDDGAEDLFAAPSKTTSKFDQGDSKASSVKKTEASSETVVKSGANIGGQIKSKVMEQLAAKLDLAKTVEKTDVESKSGSEATVAGGNVERTINTEEEHSTLSKHDGDSISSKNKSKNLATKILNEIKTVQKSKLLEADAKPEIAKKPAVLKKLNQRSDVAASKSAEIRSEIIEETKTVTEGSWVKSFESETRVSSSEEERSSTTSKSDNIYTEQATSSTSFKSEEISSIEEKREPPKTLEIRSGEKPNTVQRRVVSGKIKNLMGRMSDLKILSPTDSPPAWRKNEDRVEEESDKDTADGSCSSTSRHNPTPTLPADEPSKPVALLLPTDQKEIEPAISFDQPVQVETLSVAASKSRVRIQTKRRPQSRHARQNALRKSGIDFDSVDFAIDNNSETNRNLSSNSENNNPSMTENSANFENIVNSNNDRLIISRGMSENVSVRVTESSSSTFLDDRSEISFSKESTLSMNKNTLLSPSTDEEDLFDVPPDLPEDPPKEDNLFGRAPILSPVESFVKVQKTAKYETSKSENRTHSQEGETTVFSDQFESSSNQVVTTESSCIDTKKEDVKKWETPITGKEVRADKNTSIRDEELSGKANLRDKSQEQQDSGIESKAESREISKRDEKKEQLTDPLRDGNHDPLKDPSNLFPFVTKTPSPEKGKNLLFDDDDDGLFSNCSSKKPEHGKLRVTDKSKTTTSTAKKQSLDIFAEDSETDFFTTALPKSVRKPHQESKIDLFADDDNQDDDLFGGATKKLTNKASATSSRTVTTEENITKTESSSKSQSIFGEIGKENTSGSQKTTGAKVRPETKKGGTTSGIFSDDDSAEIFTAGINTKPVEGIPTGKKIVKDIFGDQSSGDEDMFAAKKSVIKKPTTSSGLFDDDDNEGGEDIFGKSTTSYVSRSESAEKRGAIKRTGTRDLRKTAEQIVEDPLSILQKD
- the LOC107224343 gene encoding WASH complex subunit 2C isoform X2, with the protein product MDSAGPERAEKPWDHPWTTDEMREKRTAWNLAGDAGLLQHLQQFSDKLMTTANKTQEALNSFSSELDETIIFIDNITNTSLALANTQFIESRVYEDEIEAEPPKEQQLEVPKTKEQLDTELIASIGETVRRGIAIMEEKYEILEVIASDSEDEGETAIPSVILRPKDPYQDRPLPYIIGSEKWKNSTKIGLETSSSDSDRQEEGESESDSGDDTAVVSKQINMHKPRIARLSSSSSESNDFNAMNNTVQNIDDRGSYDNQDIFGSENETSTTANSVPKNSISGAPNFAEELAKRLGSVIPPQKSINAQVIDEPVTTQPEDDLFTQEDEDLFGAPSKNLFSEPTSLFSEKSRNSLWGNKLNDPLQSSIIPSSLDVPPPISAVATKPKSAIDDLFGDADSEDSDNLFSSKLSTSKLFKQQNSPTNSLRTEGKPKSKNLLSVSRITEKTGMATSTPETNDMVNSLFGDEPEDEGNIFSGESNRNAKKSVPDKSTGSTPAEASNTSSKKKPVGGVSILGQIDIFASGKLRRQPSSESCSSQSSSDFETPRSRATNTRNATNSVINNDSSNGSSVMISRNMQSGESSGISLQPPSVDDVTAGSNISPNFQPAMTSTWNKTGDMYRERIASDSLFAAKTLSRDNENSLNNARIEEAPDSAEVQSSDIFLETDEIFGPPPLPEAGSKTERKSKVASLFDDFDSDDDLFSNTSSGSRSQKSADLLTTTTTSRPSDKFNIFKNRGLFDDDEKETADELGGDIFGGKVSANANLFASKVVEEVSVSSRKDEEKTEQVSSSTVVQQKSFSSSVGKQSTNKETPQTAPAANIGSIFDDLDDDDLFAPNFGKKISESQRKMAPSLFDDGAEDLFAAPSKTTSKFDQGDSKASSVKKTEASSETVVKSGANIGGQIKSKVMEQLAAKLDLAKTVEKTDVESKSGSEATVAGGNVERTINTEEEHSTLSKHDGDSISSKNKSKNLATKILNEIKTVQKSKLLEADAKPEIAKKPAVLKKLNQRSDVAASKSAEIRSEIIEETKTVTEGSWVKSFESETRVSSSEEERSSTTSKSDNIYTEQATSSTSFKSEEISSIEEKREPPKTLEIRSGEKPNTVQRRVVSGKIKNLMGRMSDLKILSPTDSPPAWRKNEDRVEEESDKDTADGSCSSTSRHNPTPTLPADEPSKPVALLLPTDQKEIEPAISFDQPVQVETLSVAASKSRVRIQTKRRPQSRHARQNALRKSGIDFDSVDFAIDNNSETNRNLSSNSENNNPSMTENSANFENIVNSNNDRLIISRGMSENVSVRVTESSSSTFLDDRSEISFSKESTLSMNKNTLLSPSTDEEDLFDVPPDLPEDPPKEDNLFGRAPILSPVESFVKVQKTAKYETSKSENRTHSQEGETTVFSDQFESSSNQVVTTESSCIDTKKEDVKKWETPITGKEVRADKNTSIRDEELSGKANLRDKSQEQQDSGIESKAESREISKRDEKKEQLTDPLRDGNHDPLKDPSNLFPFVTKTPSPEKGKNLLFDDDDDGLFSNCSSKKPEHGKLRVTDKSKTTTSTAKKQSLDIFAEDSETDFFTTALPKSVRKPHQESKIDLFADDDNQDDDLFGGATKKLTNKASATSSRTVTTEENITKTESSSKSQSIFGEIGKENTSGSQKTTGAKVRPETKKGGTTSGIFSDDDSAEIFTAGINTKPVEGIPTGKKIVKDIFGDQSSGDEDMFAAKKSVIKKPTTSSGLFDDDDNEGGEDIFGKSTTSYVSRSESAEKRGAIKRTGTRDLRKTAEQIVEDPLSILQKD